aataagggttcctagttgactacggaaccctaaaaaaacgacaacaatatttacaaatatatttctGAAGTATCACGTTTTTTTCAGttcatattgttattttatttatacctacttgttacTAGTATATTCATCAAATACCTACcaataaacaacaactttgcttcCTTCAAGAATCTCTCACTAAGCCAAGAGGTCATTGATTACAATCCGCATATAAAAATACAGTACAACTTCACAAGTTGCTCTTACTAATGCAAGGCAAGCCTGCCTCGCAATACAACTTATTCCAGAACTCGACGCTGTTTCGGTCGGCAAACTTGCTCTCGGCGAGTTGGTCGTCTATTTCTAGGTACTCCTTGTTGGCAACGGTGTATTTCGGCCATTTTACTCCTAGAGAATTGTCCGGCGTGGGATTGCTGTAACAATAAGAATAGTAAATCAGTTAGAGctgtactctgtatctttataaaaataaatattatactcgtaggacgttcttacacagattgactaagtcctacagtaaactcaataaggcttgtgttgtgggtactcagacaacgatatatgtaatatacaaatacttaaatacatagaaaacatccatgactcaggaacaaatatctgtgctcatcacacaaatgaatgcctttaccgggattcgacccaggaccatcggcttcttagGTTTAACTGCTTAATTGTCAAAACTACGGTTACAATATCTTACTCGCGTTGTCCAGGCATTTTTCCCACGGCTCATTGGAtcctggggttcgcttggcaactaaaccctagaattggcgtaggctctagtttttacgaaagcgactaccatctgaccttccaacccagagggtaaactaagccttattgggattagtccggtaccctcacgatgttttccttcaccgaaaagcgactggtaaatatcaaatgatatttcgtacataagttccgaaaaactcattggtacgagccgggggtttgaattgaacccgcgacctccagattgcaagtcgcatgctttTTCCGCTAAACCACCAACGCTTATAACTACggttacaatatattttagcGATTTCTGCAGCTGTTCCTACAACTAGTTACACAAATACTTGATTTACatattgtattaaataataatcagGAAAACGAGCTCTATCGCTTTTAGAATAAGGTGTTTTGTTTTCAGACTATGACTAACAATTAAGTAAACAGGAAAAATTATACCTGCGAAATCGAGTCACGTAAAGTACGTAGAAATCGCATCATATAAAAAATCGGACTTCCCATTTTTTCTACGACTTGTAtacgactattttttttttaataatttaagacagctatgtttctagaagcacctacttagtggttagacataataggtacttctagaaacatgcaTATCATCACAATGCCTCAAATATGGGCAGTCAAACCTCTCGGCAATCGAGCGCAGGATTGTGTCGGTCTATATGGGGTTGGACTATGTATAGTCGTTCATTAGTGTACGTTTTAAGGTTTTGACGGAAAATAAGCTCTGTGGCATAAAACAGATAGGTACAGAAATCAATCTACATACAAAGTGCGCTCGAGCAACGCACACATAGACACTGCTCATCGACACGATATCTCGGACTGGTTGAGACTAGTGCGATCAAGAGTGCCATCCGCTTGAGACACGCATCTGTGAACTTTTTTATGCAACaatggagcaaaaaaaaagtttataactGTCCAGTAGACGGTTGTTTAAATTCAACATTAAACGGTGAATTGTCGTTTTTTAAGCTACCAGTGGTGGTCAGAGAGGTTAGTAGGTATCTGCTTGTATTTCGATGGTTCGTTTTAACGTTACACGGAAcagttaggtaggtaggtaagcgCCCCGCCCCGGCCTCCGAATAATATATCTAAGATAGTTTTGTATAACAGTTGCCTATTTTTAATCAGTATAAACGAAGTAACTAAATCTTTGTAAGGTAAATTTATGCCACCTTACGTAACTttgaaaacatgtttttttgtttgtgtaaataTTGTGTTGTTTTTAGTGCCATTTGATAGGTTTAGGTCTAAAACGGGCAATGGAAATTGTGTAACTAGGGTGATCCATTTAGAAGTTATTAGGGATTTTCGATAGTGAAAATTGAcaaagtttattgttttgttttgtaggaTAATTGTACATGAGAATGCgaatttattacactttaaaatataataatcgtgCATTTCGCCAATGTCGAAATCATCGCAAGATATTTTCTGTgacaaatttgtaaaataacaatgatattaaaattaaaatattttagttattattcatttatatttccATTCTTCCCGTTTCATTCTCAACAATAAATCAAACAACTAGATACGAGTGCCACTACCACTATAAGTCATAGTTGACAACCCTAGAGCGGCCGCCGAGCGTAGGTATGAAAAGTGAAGTACATACATGTGATTGACTTCTGTACCTATCTATTTTGTggctgtggtctccgcagcatttatgctgcgtcagcgcctattctttaccacaacacccctctactaatctaaaaataagacatgtacagtaaaaagatttaatttgtgacccatttcgtaccttgtcacagtcacaaatagtatgaggtctctagcgactttcaagTTGTTTGTTACAAGGTcacaaataaaatcttttatctacacacatatcataaaccctctatgatgccttcaaaatccgtaaataatggccaacattacgataaactgttttgttacaaccaatttcttatctgtgataatgtagttatatcttcataactacatcaaaatcgatttggatatgcattcaaatttggaacatctctgaaaaaaaagcagttcgatttgacctctagaTCTTCTCTGGTTCTTCTTtgatcagtcgagatgcctttttgttcgaaatgaaatgtcaattgcatacaattttgacatatctcgcatgttatagtttgtatcgaatgatacgtaAATAGGCCCCCgtctctagtttgtctctgaattaaaaaactacatgcgtgaaaaaaaaattacccccatttgacgtacagtttatcttttaattagttttaagtacaaaattaatatgttttgtggtttttaaggtaactatagcaaaaatttcgtgtaaaataagcgataaaaatatttcagtgacgccaccacatatctgCGAGTTctgccaagagagcaacgatttggTAACGATGCcctaacggaggctgtaatttggattagtgaatatttcatagaaagtttataatatgtgtgtagataaaatagtgtatgtaactgtacataattaggcattaaaatactcgtgtgatctttttaagaaactcacttcgtacgtttcttaaacccacactcgtgtattttaatgccctttattatgtagcagtcacataaactactattaactGTACTTTGTTGTTACTATTAGTGTCTAATTGTGTTACCTGTACcttttctttgtctcttgtaaattttactaaatttttattaaactatACGTTACTGTATAAATAGCATGTAAGCAATAATAGCCTATAAATAAGTTATGTTTAGTTTTACCTGCTCTCTATATACTTGTAAACTAAGAATACAACACATCGGCAATGTTTGAGTTTACTTAATCTCCATTCAACCCTCCAACTATTCGATGGCGACCCTGCCAGGATATTGAATCAGAATCAGGATATTGTTTGTCACAAAGCaggtaagttgtggttgaataaagattttatctatctatctatgtataggTGTCTAGTCGAGGTGAATACACACAGCTAGTTTCCTTCAGATATATGGAAGCGCTAAggcaaatatctgaacaaaggcCCCGACCACTTAGCAATTTATCTTGCTAACCGTATAAAGaattaggttaaaaaaaaatatttacctggTTTTAGCAAAGTCCGTCCACATTTTGGTAACCCTCCACACGTAGTTCCTTATTTTTTCCTGCGATTCATAATCTTCTTTAGTCATGTTCGTCGAAAAAATGTAAAACAGTTCGTCGGCATGACTGGCTCCTTTTACGTCAATCCCACTCATGTTTTTGACGATATTCAAATCACTTTCTATATTAAATCTGTACATGTATATTGAACTGTTATGCTTAGAGTATAGATAAGCGAATCTATGCGTgttgtaaacaaaatgtaaatctGATAATAGTTGAACAATTTCGTTCAAATCTTCACTGTTATAATCTCGATTCCCAACATAGAACTTCTTTACTCTCTCCCCCATTTCGATCATCTTTTCCTGACTTATTTTGTCTACTATTTCTCTGGGCACGTCATATGAtggcgttttattaaaaatcggCAGTTTTTTCAGCCTATCTTGAACCATTATTATACTTTCTGCAGAATTATATCCAAGCAATAATggaatattgcatattttattagACAAAATGAGATCCAATGGTTCTTCACTGAGGAACGCCTCGACATTTTCAAATTTCTTTTCCTGTACTGGCGCAAAATGAATAGGAAGTCCTCTGTATTTTTCATCAGGAGTTAAAGTTACATTAGTCAATTTAATCAATTTTGATGCTGGTAAACCTCTTAAAAACTCTAATAAGTCTTTCGGATCTTCAGTATCTTTACCTAAATATTTGCCAATTTTAAATGCCCTCTCTTTTCCATTTATTCCCTGCGCCCAGTCATTTATACTAGTCCCACTTTGCGTGATAGCTTTATGGAATAACCCTTGAGACATCGGTGACAGCATATGGTAAATAACAGAAGACGCACCAGCGCTTTCTCCGAAGAGTGTAATATTATCCGGATCTCCTCCGAACTGAGCTATATTATCTTTTACCCATTTCATCGCAGCAACTTGGTCTTTCATGCCCGCATTCCCTGGGACCTCAGGGGTGTCTAAACATAAGAAGCCGAGCACTTCAAGGCGATAATTCAAAGTGACTAGAACCACATTGTGCTGTAGTAGAAAGTTTGGTCCGTACATATCATCATTTCCTGAGCCAGATAGATATGCTCCACCATGGATGTAGACCATGACAGGTATCTTTGCTGAAGGTTGGAGTGACTTGGAGTAGATGTTGAGGAACAGGCAGTCTTCGCTGCCTTCGGCAGCTGAGGAGCGGGCCATGAGGTTGACTTGGATGCAGACATCTCGGTGTTCAGTGGCATTTAGGATGCCTTGCCATGGCTGTGGTGGCTGTGGTGCCTGTGAGAAAAATGTACGTCCAGGTGAAGgtgcattttaaaatattaaattcttttatacaacattaaattttgttattgtttaagAGGAATAGAGTTTGTTTAAAAATGGCTCTATAAATAAGGGTATTAATTATTTCCTACAGtctatacgagtatgtactgtccttattattttttccttatttacataataatatttgtaacaAAAGCAGATTAAATTGTTCAAGTTTCCTGTAAATAGTGGTTAATTAAGGCCCTATCTTGtttattatatgaaaaataaataaaagctattATGTTTTGCAGAAtaccaatttaatttaatttaatttatttatcatattttaaatcAGCCAACAAGGCAAGGAAACTCTACTCTTATGTCATCAACAATAATAGTGTTACTCTGTTCCATTTATTTTCCATCACAAATATTACAGTAAATCACCCAAaacagcaagcaattttaaacccaatttaactattttttttaataaattaaaaaaatatctttaattactgtttaatttagttttaacattttattaattcaGTTACCAAAACATTGTAAATTTGCAAGGCAGTGTAAACcaataatattaagtatcttCTAACGGCTACTTACTGTAAATCGTAAAGGTCCAACGGGAGGTTGGGCATATGGGATACCCTTGAAGCTGTAGTATGAAGATCCATCATGCAGCGTGGCCACTGCACCCTGGAGTCTTCCCTGCTTCACTGTCACTATCGGCTCATTCTGTAAAATGAAgttaatacaaatttaaaataaataatatatattttgtcacTCCTTCAATAGTATTAAGAtcctgtatttatttaaatattatacagaaaaatacaaatggcggacacaGGGCTTGGACCCGGTATTgaaataccgtaaaaccacccaactatagtccaatacttactgcaactatggtccacaagttctaAAGGAAAtgaagtatctataccaatgttccttttggtttactcctagttttaccttccatttataaacatactttgccttagaactacaaaaatatagtaaaatacacacctgaacgaaaaaaattgagtttatttgtggaccatagttaggagctttggactatagttgggtggttttacggtacatgttaatattgtttcagaaaattattgtttagtttattaAAATACTGGTTAAGAGaaatactatgaaaaaaaaaacatttttccttCTCCAGCACTTTTGTTTGTCAATTAAATGACTGTCAGTGATATCGGGGCACTTGTATAGGATCCTATAAGCAGTCTTCTTAGGAatattcatataatattatacaactgtttttttttttaattctgactTCTAGGCTAAGATTGACAAACCAATATTTACTTTGATACTATTTATGATTTTAGGTCTTTTCTGCtgtcttataataataataataataattctttattgcacactacatgaaaaacagatacagaaattgataaaatatatacattggtaggtaacaacaggcggacttatcgctaaacagcgatctcttcggCGATCTCAGCGGTTTTAGAATAAAAATTGTGTGCAATGTTACATAATTAGGTCTTAAGATTCTCGGGCCTGTCTTAAcaaaattcaacttttttattttgtaacttcggcccttgaattttaagaaaCCTTATTATGtcctgttgcacaaaatactattttcTGCTTACTGTGAACATTTTGAAAGAGATAGCGTTTCTTActtatttcatattttcaaaataaatctttaagTTTCTGGGGCACCCAGAAAGATTGGTTGGACTTGTTTAATACAGTAACCAATGTttgtttaacacattcactgccagacaaaaaacggcgcactaccccagaaaccggtggtctaaagctgcgtacaaaacaacccgcccagcaggttgtccggcatctgaacaaagttcacaagcgcccaccaggtgggttcccggcagtgaatgtgttaaatagaTTTTCTCTCTGTCTAAAAAAATTTTACAAGACTTTTAGCACCATTTTTACTAGAATAGGTTTAAGTAATTACcatttattgataatttttatGAATCAAATATTTCATAGGTAATAGGTATATCTGTTTGGTTCTACtccttattttaattttaccaaaaatgttGATTTCATTTTGTTTGCATTATATGttcttataaattaatttaattaggtacatatttaaagCCCCTGAGAGTCTACAACCGCccaaaacaattaattttagttagagagtaaatataaaaattcagtattacaataattaaaatataaaaagtaactatttatttatatagcacaccttttctacataaaataCGTGCAAATAACTatgatttgttagacctgtaccccaaaagcataaaattgttgtagtaattcaccgaatcgcatttcaccttgaatgaaaatgatatcactggatttttttacttgacgcactttttcccgtagcctttgacattagtataattaatttgtagtattcaatttttcgtgtagtatgttaccgaagaggcatttcgccgcgatcgacgtttctttgggactctatttaacttgatacgttaatttgatgcttgcactaaaattaagtgttttttttaaacacgttttgtacttgtaggattaagcctcaagtgctatcaaactcattaaaattttatctatgtgacgttgacgttgcgttgaatcacgtcgccaatacaatataatacacgatcgaggtgaaatgcgactaaagtaataaacgattgagtcacaacgcgatgtttaaatgtacggtcgaggtgaaatgcgactaaaacttatagccactagaaaaaaaaactattgagacacaatgcgaaaattaaatatgagatcgaggtgaaatgcgattcggtgaattactacaacaattttatgcttttggggtacaggtctaacaaatcataactatacataaaaaagaaaataatttgtataccGATATAAAATCTcatgagatattttttttttacattgaacTTTGTACATACTTTAAAACCAATCTTATTCAGAACATGAACAGTGAACAACAGAAAAAGCGCACACAACTTATTCACCATAGTTTCGGTAGCCAGATACAAGCTCCGAATAAGCCGCTTCGGGGCCTGGACCAGGATACTTATACTTGTTGATATTAATTTGAACATTTTCCTTATTTTCAGTTCCCTTGTTTTGAAAATCACATCAGCATCACATAATCAGTGTTGCCAACAAGGTGAATCTAAAACTTGCTAAACAGATGttaaaattttgccaaaattATGCTAATTGCTTTATAATATTGCCAGAAAATAAGCTAACATTTTTCAATGTCAAATAAAAcgtcatttaattttaaatgtttattaatcAACAAAATTTTGATTTATTCTACGTTTTAATCGACTATGttactaaataaaatgttaatatcttCGTCTTCATCGGCAGGCTCGGCAGCTGATGTGCATGTAGACGTGGAAGCCTTATTCTCAAGACTATAACTCTCCTTGGTACCTATAGAGCGTAGTACGTTATCCGGAACTGTGTAAGAATAGCAGCATTTCCCTGCCCTCTTTAGGCCGAATCTGACGTATAGAATggcatttaaagtttttatcgACAAACGGTTGCGAAGTTTAGTTTTGACTATATTCATTTGGCTGAAAACGCGTTCAATTTCTGCGTTGGAATGAGGTAGTGATAATAATGATATTGCTAACTGAGATAAATCTGCAAAGGGGTTATTACCAGCTGCATCTTTGTAATCAATTACTTCATTCCAGAATTCTACAGTGGAAGATGTGCGTTCCCATTTAATGTGCACTATGTTTCTCCATTGAGACATGAGCCTATCCATTGTAGCTGCATCCACTCGGAATTCTTGGGCAATATCGATTAGAGAAGGCTTGACTGCTTTTAAAGTTTCTTCTACTGAAAATAAAGATACTTTCTcaagtatattaaaattaattggtAATCTAGAACGCAGCTCTGATACAAGTTTCAGTGTGAAATTCAGGCAACGTTGACGTAAATTATTTTCCACTTCAGGTTGAAGGTTGTATTCCCGTAATTTTGTTTCAAAAGCATATCCCATGTACGGTTTCGGATCCAAATAACTTTCTATATTATGTGTAAAAATATCGACTCTCGCAGTTGGGTTCAAAATACGCCGACTTGTAGATTGAACTAAGGCACACAAATCTTTGTAAAGTTTTGTTGGGTCAATATTGTTGCTTTCAAATAGCTTGTTCACAGCTTGGACTTCCTCCAAAATAggttttaaatacaataaatacaaatgattCACAGGATCATTATACATGGAGTATAGTGTTTCTGCCATATAGCAGTGGTTATCGCGCCTAGCAACTTCAAACAGGAGTTTTAATTCCACCCATTGCTCCAGAATACGGTTGACTGCTGGTTCAATTGATATCCATCGGGTGTTGCACATCTGTGGAATTAACAATGGTTCGGAGCCACAGTTAATTGTTtggtagatatttttgtaatatagtCGACGGTTCGAAGAATGACTAAACCAATTGTAGGTTTCTCTTATTAGAAATTCAACATTCCGTGGTAGAGTTTCTTCCGAAGCATGCGATAAAGCCAACTGTAATGAATGGCACACGCAGCGAACTAATACCAAATTATCATTACCAGTTTCATTTTTTAATAGGGCATGTACTCCTTTGTTAGTGCCTGTCATCACCGTAGCATTATCTGTGCCAATACcgatcattttttttatttcaatattcaaAACTAACAATAATCCTTTAATACCGTTGAATATGCTGTTTGCAGTGCCATCTTCAATCTCGACCAACCCCAAAAATGtggatattattgtttttaaagatCGGCTGAAATATCTGATCGATACTCCCAACATTTTGCTTACAGAAATATCCGTGGACTCATCGAGCAAGAGACTGTACTCTTGGTCTTCCAAATCTGACACAATTTCTTCAATAAAATGAGGcgccaaaa
This portion of the Cydia pomonella isolate Wapato2018A chromosome 7, ilCydPomo1, whole genome shotgun sequence genome encodes:
- the LOC133519561 gene encoding juvenile hormone esterase-like isoform X2, translating into MFKLISTSISILVQAPKRLIRSLYLATETMNEPIVTVKQGRLQGAVATLHDGSSYYSFKGIPYAQPPVGPLRFTAPQPPQPWQGILNATEHRDVCIQVNLMARSSAAEGSEDCLFLNIYSKSLQPSAKIPVMVYIHGGAYLSGSGNDDMYGPNFLLQHNVVLVTLNYRLEVLGFLCLDTPEVPGNAGMKDQVAAMKWVKDNIAQFGGDPDNITLFGESAGASSVIYHMLSPMSQGLFHKAITQSGTSINDWAQGINGKERAFKIGKYLGKDTEDPKDLLEFLRGLPASKLIKLTNVTLTPDEKYRGLPIHFAPVQEKKFENVEAFLSEEPLDLILSNKICNIPLLLGYNSAESIIMVQDRLKKLPIFNKTPSYDVPREIVDKISQEKMIEMGERVKKFYVGNRDYNSEDLNEIVQLLSDLHFVYNTHRFAYLYSKHNSSIYMYRFNIESDLNIVKNMSGIDVKGASHADELFYIFSTNMTKEDYESQEKIRNYVWRVTKMWTDFAKTSNPTPDNSLGVKWPKYTVANKEYLEIDDQLAESKFADRNSVEFWNKLYCEAGLPCISKSNL
- the LOC133519561 gene encoding juvenile hormone esterase-like isoform X1; amino-acid sequence: MFKLISTSISILVQAPKRLIRSLYLATETMVNKLCALFLLFTVHVLNKIGFKNEPIVTVKQGRLQGAVATLHDGSSYYSFKGIPYAQPPVGPLRFTAPQPPQPWQGILNATEHRDVCIQVNLMARSSAAEGSEDCLFLNIYSKSLQPSAKIPVMVYIHGGAYLSGSGNDDMYGPNFLLQHNVVLVTLNYRLEVLGFLCLDTPEVPGNAGMKDQVAAMKWVKDNIAQFGGDPDNITLFGESAGASSVIYHMLSPMSQGLFHKAITQSGTSINDWAQGINGKERAFKIGKYLGKDTEDPKDLLEFLRGLPASKLIKLTNVTLTPDEKYRGLPIHFAPVQEKKFENVEAFLSEEPLDLILSNKICNIPLLLGYNSAESIIMVQDRLKKLPIFNKTPSYDVPREIVDKISQEKMIEMGERVKKFYVGNRDYNSEDLNEIVQLLSDLHFVYNTHRFAYLYSKHNSSIYMYRFNIESDLNIVKNMSGIDVKGASHADELFYIFSTNMTKEDYESQEKIRNYVWRVTKMWTDFAKTSNPTPDNSLGVKWPKYTVANKEYLEIDDQLAESKFADRNSVEFWNKLYCEAGLPCISKSNL